One region of Ardenticatenales bacterium genomic DNA includes:
- a CDS encoding type II toxin-antitoxin system HicB family antitoxin — protein sequence MEDYFISIFYSEEDEGYIADIPDLRYCSAFGETPEEALREVQIAKEAWLETARQSGKPIPRPQYRPAIYRLSQPPAFLTP from the coding sequence ATGGAAGACTACTTCATCAGCATTTTCTACTCAGAAGAAGACGAAGGCTACATTGCTGACATTCCAGACCTGCGTTATTGCTCTGCATTTGGCGAGACGCCGGAGGAAGCTTTGCGAGAAGTGCAGATAGCAAAGGAAGCGTGGCTGGAAACGGCGCGCCAAAGCGGCAAGCCCATTCCCAGACCACAGTATCGCCCGGCAATTTATCGCCTGAGCCAACCGCCGGCATTTTTAACCCCCTGA
- a CDS encoding type II toxin-antitoxin system HicA family toxin, translated as MRFTDFVGLVNAFGFELSRTHGSHHIFTHPDIPEILNLQNSKGHVKPYQIRQFLQLVEQYNLTLEE; from the coding sequence ATTCGCTTCACCGATTTCGTTGGACTCGTAAATGCATTTGGCTTTGAGTTATCGCGCACGCACGGCAGTCATCACATTTTTACACATCCTGACATTCCCGAGATATTGAATCTACAGAATAGTAAAGGACATGTCAAACCCTACCAGATTCGTCAATTCTTGCAGCTTGTCGAACAATACAATCTAACATTGGAGGAATAA
- a CDS encoding DUF433 domain-containing protein produces MKTSQRDIQTTDYPHIVKIGGVLGGEAIIAGTRIAVWHIVGYYYRVGMSVEDILAEWTYLQPAQVFSALAYYHDHKAEIDAVREANSYERWQQDQIAHAADSMPST; encoded by the coding sequence ATGAAAACAAGCCAACGAGACATTCAAACCACGGACTATCCTCATATTGTGAAAATTGGCGGCGTACTGGGCGGAGAGGCCATTATTGCCGGCACGCGCATCGCCGTCTGGCACATCGTTGGTTACTATTACAGAGTGGGCATGTCCGTGGAGGACATCCTGGCCGAATGGACCTATCTACAACCAGCCCAGGTCTTCAGCGCCCTGGCATATTACCATGACCACAAGGCCGAGATAGACGCCGTGCGGGAAGCCAACAGCTACGAGCGTTGGCAGCAAGACCAGATTGCCCATGCCGCCGATTCGATGCCGAGTACTTGA
- a CDS encoding VOC family protein has translation MTPPPPAPFTIPPTTTVGAVTLAVADLNRTSRFYQDAIGLRLLAQDARSASLGIDGQPIVHLLARPEGKAYRRATGLYHLAILLPSRAHLGQWLRHYVTARRRMIDGAGDHLVSEALYLSDPEGNGIEMYRDRPRETWEFVQGQVRMDTLAVDLPALIADAAPEPFTALPAGTRLGHIHLQVHDIPAAVSFYHNILGFETMMRLPTAAFVAAGGYHHHIGMNVWHSRGAAPPPADALGLVHYTVVLPHEAARQAVLARLEAAGAAVWAHEEGVMVRDNAGIHILLTLPAS, from the coding sequence ATGACCCCACCCCCTCCCGCACCCTTCACGATTCCGCCGACAACGACCGTCGGCGCGGTGACGCTGGCCGTGGCCGACCTGAACCGCACGAGCCGCTTTTACCAGGACGCCATCGGCCTGCGCCTGCTGGCGCAAGATGCGCGCTCCGCCTCGCTGGGCATTGATGGGCAGCCTATTGTGCATCTGCTGGCGCGACCGGAAGGCAAGGCCTATCGCCGCGCCACGGGGTTGTATCACCTGGCGATACTGCTGCCCTCGCGCGCGCACCTGGGGCAGTGGCTGCGCCATTACGTGACGGCGCGGCGACGCATGATTGATGGCGCGGGGGACCATCTGGTGAGTGAGGCGCTCTATTTGAGCGATCCGGAAGGGAACGGGATTGAGATGTACCGCGACCGGCCCCGGGAGACGTGGGAATTTGTGCAGGGGCAGGTGCGGATGGATACGTTGGCGGTGGATTTGCCGGCATTGATCGCCGACGCCGCTCCCGAACCATTCACCGCGCTTCCTGCCGGCACGCGCCTCGGTCACATCCACTTACAGGTCCACGATATTCCCGCCGCCGTTTCCTTCTATCACAACATTTTGGGCTTCGAAACCATGATGCGCCTGCCCACGGCGGCGTTTGTGGCCGCCGGCGGCTACCACCACCACATCGGCATGAATGTGTGGCACTCCCGCGGGGCGGCTCCCCCACCGGCGGATGCGTTGGGGCTGGTGCATTACACGGTTGTGCTGCCGCATGAGGCGGCGCGGCAAGCGGTGTTAGCGCGACTGGAGGCGGCGGGGGCTGCTGTTTGGGCGCATGAGGAGGGGGTGATGGTGCGGGACAATGCCGGCATCCACATCCTCCTCACCCTACCCGCTTCATAA
- a CDS encoding AMP-binding protein, producing the protein MMFLTRLAENCRHLPHKTAIEFIRPTGSEIVTYAQLEENVRQTMRLLRGLDVQPGDRVALQLPKRLPFIYLHLAIMRLGAITLPLNPAYPEHELTYFLRDSGASLLFADVAAKETLAPILAPLTDLRHVVYLDGADDTGFMALLAAAPAADLPPLPIDAQQTALMIYTSGTTGRPKGAEITHGNLTANLDALHQAWGWREDDVLLHVLPIFHVHGLVVALHGALHAGATAILLPRFSPAEVLDTLTRRRCTVFMAVPTIHRRLVEYPHAADYDLRHMRLLTSGSDRLPDDLFQQFRQIFGHTLLERYGMTETGMNLSNPLHGERRVGSVGLPLPGVSARIADPETDAPLPDGEIGEVQIRGPHVFKGYWQMPAKTAAAFTADGWLRTGDLGLRQPDGYFTLKGRAKDLIITGGLNVYPPEVELVLAAYPGVAASAVIGCPDAEWGERIVAVVVPQPGVALRAEEIVAYCRHQLASYKTPRAVIFVESLPRNALGKVQKAELRRLLCAPTA; encoded by the coding sequence ATGATGTTCTTAACGCGGCTGGCGGAAAATTGCCGGCATCTTCCCCACAAAACGGCCATCGAATTCATCCGCCCCACGGGCAGCGAGATCGTCACCTACGCCCAACTGGAAGAAAACGTACGGCAAACCATGCGCCTGCTGCGCGGCCTCGATGTGCAGCCGGGCGACCGCGTCGCCCTGCAACTACCCAAGCGGCTCCCCTTCATCTATTTACACCTGGCCATCATGCGCCTGGGCGCCATCACCCTCCCCCTCAATCCCGCCTACCCCGAACACGAACTCACCTACTTCCTGCGCGATTCCGGGGCCAGCCTCCTCTTCGCCGACGTCGCCGCCAAAGAGACACTCGCCCCCATCCTCGCGCCGCTGACCGACCTGCGGCACGTCGTCTACCTGGACGGGGCGGATGATACCGGCTTCATGGCACTGCTGGCCGCCGCGCCTGCCGCCGACCTGCCCCCACTGCCCATCGACGCACAGCAGACCGCCCTCATGATTTACACCAGCGGCACGACAGGACGCCCCAAAGGCGCGGAAATCACGCACGGCAACCTCACCGCCAACCTGGACGCCCTGCATCAGGCGTGGGGTTGGCGCGAGGATGACGTGTTGCTGCATGTGCTGCCCATTTTCCACGTCCACGGCCTCGTCGTGGCCCTGCATGGGGCGCTGCACGCGGGCGCCACGGCCATTCTCCTGCCCAGGTTCAGCCCTGCCGAGGTGCTGGATACGTTGACGCGGCGGCGCTGCACTGTGTTCATGGCCGTGCCCACCATTCACCGCCGCCTGGTGGAGTACCCCCATGCAGCCGACTACGACCTCCGCCACATGCGCCTGCTCACCTCCGGCTCTGATCGCCTGCCGGACGATTTGTTCCAACAGTTTCGGCAGATATTCGGTCACACGCTGCTGGAGCGATACGGCATGACGGAAACGGGCATGAATCTCTCCAATCCGCTGCACGGGGAGCGGCGCGTTGGCTCCGTGGGGCTGCCGCTGCCGGGCGTGTCGGCGCGGATCGCCGATCCGGAAACGGATGCGCCCCTGCCTGATGGCGAAATTGGCGAGGTGCAGATTCGCGGTCCGCATGTGTTTAAGGGGTATTGGCAAATGCCGGCAAAAACGGCGGCGGCGTTTACGGCGGATGGCTGGCTGCGCACGGGCGACCTGGGGCTGCGCCAGCCGGACGGTTATTTCACGCTGAAAGGGCGGGCCAAAGACCTGATTATCACCGGCGGCCTCAACGTCTATCCGCCGGAGGTGGAGCTGGTACTGGCGGCGTATCCCGGCGTGGCCGCCAGCGCCGTCATTGGCTGCCCGGACGCGGAATGGGGCGAGCGCATCGTGGCCGTGGTTGTGCCGCAGCCGGGCGTTGCCTTGCGGGCGGAGGAGATTGTGGCATATTGCCGGCATCAACTCGCCAGCTACAAAACGCCCCGCGCCGTCATCTTCGTAGAATCGCTGCCGCGCAACGCGCTGGGCAAAGTGCAAAAGGCGGAATTACGTCGCCTGCTGTGCGCGCCCACCGCCTGA
- a CDS encoding SDR family oxidoreductase, with amino-acid sequence MYNLTGKVALITGAGRRSGIGAAIARRLAAEGAHVVVSDICAAPSALPHGGNAQWEELVAVAAEIAGMGVDSLPLRADVTQSANIQEMVATVQSQFGRLDILVNNAGATIGPAPVLQMTEEAWRKTLEINATGTFLCCKVALPLMLAGGQGGRIINISSIAALRPRPFLSAYAGSKAAINALTQSLAQEVGEFGITVNAILPGDIDTGMKQWGMQLEAMVLGRTAEDVAADLTARIPLRRMGVPADVARLVAFLASDEAAFITGQTYNLTGGRELA; translated from the coding sequence ATGTACAATCTCACAGGAAAAGTAGCCCTGATCACAGGCGCGGGGCGGCGGTCGGGTATTGGCGCGGCCATTGCCCGGCGGCTGGCAGCGGAAGGCGCGCACGTCGTCGTCAGCGACATTTGCGCCGCGCCGTCCGCCCTCCCCCACGGCGGCAACGCCCAGTGGGAAGAATTGGTCGCGGTGGCTGCGGAAATTGCCGGCATGGGTGTAGACAGTCTGCCTCTGCGCGCGGATGTGACCCAATCGGCGAACATACAAGAGATGGTGGCAACAGTGCAGTCACAGTTTGGACGGTTGGATATTCTGGTAAACAACGCAGGAGCAACGATTGGCCCCGCGCCGGTGCTGCAAATGACGGAAGAGGCGTGGCGGAAAACGCTGGAGATCAACGCCACGGGTACGTTTTTGTGCTGCAAGGTTGCGCTGCCGCTGATGCTGGCAGGTGGGCAGGGGGGACGGATCATCAACATCTCCTCGATTGCGGCGCTGCGTCCACGTCCGTTTTTGTCAGCTTATGCCGGCAGCAAAGCCGCCATCAACGCCCTCACCCAATCCCTGGCCCAGGAAGTGGGCGAATTCGGCATCACCGTGAACGCCATCCTCCCCGGCGACATCGACACAGGCATGAAACAGTGGGGAATGCAACTGGAGGCGATGGTGCTGGGTCGCACGGCGGAAGACGTGGCCGCCGACCTCACGGCGCGCATTCCGCTGCGGCGCATGGGCGTGCCGGCAGACGTGGCCCGGTTGGTGGCGTTTCTGGCCTCCGACGAGGCTGCCTTCATCACCGGTCAGACGTATAATCTAACCGGCGGGCGCGAACTGGCGTGA